A region from the Deinococcus reticulitermitis genome encodes:
- the frr gene encoding ribosome recycling factor — MADMKSIQADTRDKMHKAIEAFENNLSVLRTGRANPGILKKVMVDYYGSTMPIDQVASITTPDARTLVITPWDRGALNPIEKAIRDSDLGLNPNNKGDTIFLSLPVLTEERRRDLVKNAKNYAEEARIAVRNIRKHALDEVKKVEGIGEDDIKRGEADVQKITDDFIAKVDSVFHKKEQEILG, encoded by the coding sequence ATGGCAGACATGAAATCCATCCAGGCCGACACGCGCGACAAGATGCACAAGGCCATCGAAGCGTTCGAGAACAACCTCAGTGTGCTGCGCACAGGCCGCGCCAACCCCGGCATCCTGAAAAAGGTGATGGTGGACTACTACGGCTCGACCATGCCCATCGACCAGGTCGCGAGCATCACCACCCCCGATGCCCGCACGCTGGTGATCACCCCCTGGGACCGGGGCGCGCTCAACCCCATCGAGAAGGCGATCCGCGACTCGGACCTCGGCCTGAACCCCAACAACAAGGGCGACACCATCTTCCTGAGCCTGCCGGTGCTCACCGAGGAGCGGCGCCGCGACCTCGTGAAGAACGCCAAGAATTACGCCGAAGAAGCGCGCATCGCCGTGCGCAACATCCGCAAGCATGCGCTCGACGAGGTCAAGAAGGTGGAGGGCATCGGCGAGGACGACATCAAGCGCGGCGAGGCCGACGTGCAGAAGATCACCGACGATTTCATCGCCAAGGTGGACTCGGTGTTCCATAAGAAAGAGCAGGAAATCCTGGGATGA